The DNA sequence GAGGCCTTTGTCGATGTCCTCCGACGCTAGTTCCCTCCTGGCCCCACTGGTTCTGGGTCTTGATTTTGGCAGTCGCTTTGTGAAGTTGGCCTATACGACGGACTTCAAACGTTTCAGCCGCCGGAAGGTGGACGCCCTGATATTCTATCGCGATTATTTTCGCCAGACCGACGGCGGGCTGGAATTTGACTGGCCCAGGCTTAGCATATCGGCACCCAAACAGGTGGTAGTCACGGGCTACGGCAAGCATCTGTTTAAGAACCTGCTGCCGACCATAACGGAAATCCGGGCCCATTTCTTAGGAGCCAGCTTTCAGACCGGGCTGAATCATTTTATCCTGCTGGAAATCGGTGGGCAGGACACCAAGGCCCTGTACATCAAAGAGGGGCGGGTTTTTGACTTCCTTACCAATGATCGATGTGCCGCGGGCACTGGACGTTATCTGGAGAACATGGCCAGATTTTTAAAGATGCCCTGGCGCCAGTTTACTTCTTGCAGCCAAGAGCCAGTCGCTATTTCCAATACCTGCGCCATCTTTGGAGAGACCGAACTCATCAGCCACCTCCTGGATGGGGTACCGTTGGCCAGTATCGCTGCCGGCGTCAACGATTCCGTGGCCTGCCGGGCCCTGCAGATGATCAAACGCTTTCCCTGTGAGATCTTGGTGTTTGTGGGCGGCGTAGCCCGCAACCGGGCAGTGGTAGAATGCTTGAGACGCTCGGGGAACTACCAGGTCATTGTCCCCCCGGAGCCCCAGTTCAACGGCGCTTTGGGGTGTTGTCTGGAAAAAAATACAGATAGCCGGTAATTTTTATCTTAGGAGAAGAATATATATGTATTTGTTAAGGTCGAACTTCTAAAGGAAGTGTTTGTAAAATTGTAAAAAAAACACGGCGCGCCAATGATAACGCCTCATCAGCTTCACAGTTGTCTGGTTCATCCGGGTCGCCAGGGTAGCGGAATCTCCAGGCATATTCGGTTAACGGACCTGCCTCTCGCAAAATTTCTTCAAGATCTGGAGCATATCGGAGACAATGTTGGCCTAACTCTACGAGATTATGGGTTTTACGAAAAGGGTGATCGTGCCAAACCAAAAAACCTTTAATTGCTTTCTCAACCAATTGTTGAGCGTGAAAAACAATATCGGTATTAATAGGTGGGATAGCGGTTCGTTCATGTTCTGCGGCCCTTAAGTCCGTAGCGGCCTTAACCAGCCAAGCTTTGGTTTCGGCGATCTTCGCAGGGTCGAGCGGCATATAATAATTTTCCTTCCCGTAAAATAGTAGCGGGTAAAGAAGCCACTAAATGTGTGCGGCTATCAAAGGCACTCTGGGTCCAAACCAGGATATCAGCCGCCGTTCCTATGCCCCATAAGCTGTGGTATGCCAAGCGGCTACGACGCCTCTCAGTCGGGGCGTTGTCGGGAACTATTACCATAAGATCATAGTCACTGTCGGGTCCGGAATCACCCCGGGCTTGGGAGCCGAAGAGATAGATTCGAAGAGGCTCATAAGACTCTATTAATCGCCGGATGATCTCTTCTAAAATGATGTCACAGTGAGACGGTTGCTCAGAATTCACATTGTTTCCTAATGAAAACATGTTTTAATTTTGAAATTCAGGCCGGCAGCTCTCCGTTCCCTGCCAGTTCAAATTCTAATAAATCTCCTATTTTACAGTCGAAGAAGCGGCAGAGGGCATCAAGGTGCTCTCTTTTCAGTTGGTGCCATTGATTTTCTGCCAGGTGTTGCAGGGTTTCTTTAGGAATATCGGTCTGTTTGGACAACTGGCCGTAATCGTAAAGGTTGTTTTGGATCATGAGTTCCCTGAGGTTGCAGTAGATCATGGTTTTACTCCTTTCAAGTTCAGCCGAGCAGAAGTTCCATAAAAAAGCGGAATATCGGCCGCAGTAAAACACCCCATAAACCGCTGTACAGCAGCAAAAGGATCAGTATAAACCCTACCGGCTCTAATTGGGCATAAAGCCGTTGCAGTGACCGGGGCAGCAGGGGCATGACGATCTTGGAGCCGTCGAGGGGTGGAATAGGGATGAGGTTAAACAACATCAGGTAGAGATTTATAATCACCCCGTACTTGCAGAGGTGAAAGAAACCAGGATTGCCGCCGCTCCAGGGCAGCAGTTGGGCAAACACGGCAGCCAGGAGAAGATTGCTCAGCGGTCCGGCGGCGCTGACGGTAATCTCTCCCAAGCGGTAGTTGCGAAAATTCGCCGGATTCACCGGCACCGGTTTGGCCCAACCGAAGAGGACGCCGCTGTGGGAAAAATATAAGACCGCAGGTACCAGAATAGTCCCTACCAGATCGATGTGCGGCAAGGGGTTCATCGTCAGGCGTCCATAATCTTTAGCGGTCGAGTCGCCGTTTTTCAGGGCGACATAACCGTGGGCGACCTCGTGAACAATGACCGAAAAAAAGAGCACTACCACCATGATCAGGGGTTCCATAGCGGCTTAGTTCCCTTTTACGAAGTCTTCGCCGGCCTGCCGGAGTTTCTCCAGCCCTTCCGGGGTGTGCGCCTCCAGATACAACCGGATTACCGGTTCTGTCCCAGAGGGTCTGAGGCAGAGCCAACTACCGTCGGCCAGGATATATTTATGGCCGTCCAGCGTAATATGTTGTACCACCTTCTGCCCAGCCAGGCTGCCGGGCGGCTGCGGCAGGCGGGCCAGCAGCTTCTCCTTGGCATCGGGTGAGAGCGACAGATTGATGCGCTGGCTATAAACCGGACCGACTTTGGCAAAAAGTTCTTCACGGAGTTGAGGCAGGTCTTTTTTAGTCCGGGCGACCATCTCGGCCACCAGGATGCAGGCCAGGATGCCATCTTTTTCCGGGAGATGGCCCCGCATGGAGAAGCCGTCGGATTCCTCACCCACCATGGTTACCAGGTCCTTGATGATATATTCTCCCAAATACTTAAAACCGACTTTGGTCTCGTACACCTTCATTCCATGGTAGGCTGCCACCCGGTCGATGAGGTGGGTGGTGGCGACGCTGCGGGTGACGCCCTGTTTCCAACCCCTGGTTTCAGCGAGATAATCGAGCAATAAGGAGAGGATCAGGTTAGCCTCGTAGTGTTGTCCCCGGCTGTCGACGATGCCGAAGCGGTCAGCGTCGGCGTCCACGGCCAGACCTAAATGAGCGTTATAGGCCCGTACCTTCTCCCCCAGTTCGACCAGGAATTCCCCGGCCGGCTCCGGTCGGCCGCCGCCGAAGTAAGGATCGCGCCAGTTGTGGAGCACCTCAACCTGCAATCCGGCCTCCTGGAGGAAGCGGTCCAGATAGCCCACTGCGGTGCCGTAGAGAGGGTCTACCACGACCTTCATTCCGGAACGATTCAAGAGACCGACGTCAATCTTGGTGGCTAGGTCTTGCAGATAGTCCTCGCAGGGGTCGATGTCGTTTACCAGGTAGCTGCTCCGGGCCTTATCGAGGGGCAGACGCCGGATTTGGTCCGGGGTCAGCGCCCTGATCTTCTCCTCAATAGCATTGGTAACCGTTGTGGGTGCCGGACCGCCCCAATGGGGGGAAAACTTTAAGCCATTGTATGGTCCCGGATTGTGGCTGGCAGTGATTGTGATGCCCCCGTCTCGCTGACCCTGAAGAATGGCAAAGGTGACCACCGGGGTGGGGATGTCGCGCACTCCCAAAAAGCTGGTAATGCCGTTGCCGGCCAAGACTTCGGCGGCAGCGGCGGCAAAATTTTCGGAGAGAAAACGCGTATCATAGCCGATAACCACTCCCCGACTGGTTAATTGTTCGCCGGCGAGATAATCGGCGATGCCTTGGCAGACCAGGCGGGCATTGGCAAAGGTGAAATCCTCGGCAATGATGCCTCGCCAACCGGAGGTGCCAAACTTGATTTCAGTCATCTTACAGACCTCGTTCGATGAAATTAAGGGATGTTATGTGGCTTCTGGTTCCCGGTTTTTGGTAAAAATATATAACTGAACTAAGTTGTTATGGTTACAGTCGGTTGCAGGGCAGACCGGAACCGGTGTTGTGCCGTTTGCGAGCCAATAAAAAAGGAAAAGACAAACCGCCTGGTAGGCCCGGGCAAAAGCCTTTTCCTTTTTTTACCACAAAATAACGGCAAGAGGAAACGTTTTAGGTACCCATTTCGAAGGAGGATAGATATTTCACCTGTTCTTCGGTGAGGGTGTCGATGTCCACCAGCATGGACTGGAGTTTTAAACGGGCGATCTCCATATCCAGCTCTGTCGGCAGCATGTAGACCTTCTTCTCGAATTTGTCGTGGTTCTTGGAGATATATTCTGCGGCCAGGGATTGGTTGGCGAAGCTCATATCCATCACTACGGAAGGATGGCCTTCGGCGGCGGCCAGGTTGATAAGCCGACCGTCGCCCAAAATATTGACCCGCTTGCCATTAGTCAGAGTAAATTCCTCGACGAATTCCCGGATATGCCGCCTCCCGACGGTGACCGCCTCCAAGCCGGGGATGTCCAGTTCGACATTGAAATGGCCTGAATTGCAGGCGATGGCACCATCTTTCATGGCCAAGAAATGTTCCTGGCGGATGACGTTGATATCGCCGGTGAGGGTACAGAAGATATCGCCCTGAGGAGCGGCCTCGGTCATGGGCAGGACCTGAAACCCATCCATAATTGCTTCAAGTCCTTTCAGGGGATTAACTTCGGTGATGATGACCCGGGCCCCGGCGCCGCGAGCCCGCATGGCAAAGCCGCGACCGCACCAGCCATAGCCGGCTACCACGACGACACTGCCTGCCAACAGGCGGTTGGTAGCCCGCAGGATGCCGTCCACAGTACTCTGCCCGGTACCGTAGCGGTTGTCGAACATGTACTTGGTCTGGGAATCGTTGACCGCGATGACGGGATAGCGCAAGACGCCTTGAGCTGCCATGGCCTTGAGTCGGATGACGCCGGTGGTGGTTTCTTCAGTGCCGCCGAACACCTCGGGAAGCAATTCCTGGCGGGTGCTGTGGAGGGTAAAGACCAGATCGGCGCCGTCGTCCATGGTGATATTCGGCTTGATATCCAAGGCGGCCTGGATATGTTGGTAGTAAGTCTCGTTGTCCTCGCCCTTGATGGCAAAGGTGGGAATTTCTTCATCTCTGGCCAGATAGGCGGCAACGTCATCCTGGGTGCT is a window from the Desulfobacca acetoxidans DSM 11109 genome containing:
- a CDS encoding acyl-CoA dehydratase activase, with amino-acid sequence MSSDASSLLAPLVLGLDFGSRFVKLAYTTDFKRFSRRKVDALIFYRDYFRQTDGGLEFDWPRLSISAPKQVVVTGYGKHLFKNLLPTITEIRAHFLGASFQTGLNHFILLEIGGQDTKALYIKEGRVFDFLTNDRCAAGTGRYLENMARFLKMPWRQFTSCSQEPVAISNTCAIFGETELISHLLDGVPLASIAAGVNDSVACRALQMIKRFPCEILVFVGGVARNRAVVECLRRSGNYQVIVPPEPQFNGALGCCLEKNTDSR
- a CDS encoding HEPN domain-containing protein encodes the protein MPLDPAKIAETKAWLVKAATDLRAAEHERTAIPPINTDIVFHAQQLVEKAIKGFLVWHDHPFRKTHNLVELGQHCLRYAPDLEEILREAGPLTEYAWRFRYPGDPDEPDNCEADEALSLARRVFFTILQTLPLEVRP
- a CDS encoding nucleotidyltransferase domain-containing protein yields the protein MFSLGNNVNSEQPSHCDIILEEIIRRLIESYEPLRIYLFGSQARGDSGPDSDYDLMVIVPDNAPTERRRSRLAYHSLWGIGTAADILVWTQSAFDSRTHLVASLPATILREGKLLYAARPCEDRRNQSLAG
- a CDS encoding helix-turn-helix domain-containing protein yields the protein MIYCNLRELMIQNNLYDYGQLSKQTDIPKETLQHLAENQWHQLKREHLDALCRFFDCKIGDLLEFELAGNGELPA
- a CDS encoding site-2 protease family protein → MEPLIMVVVLFFSVIVHEVAHGYVALKNGDSTAKDYGRLTMNPLPHIDLVGTILVPAVLYFSHSGVLFGWAKPVPVNPANFRNYRLGEITVSAAGPLSNLLLAAVFAQLLPWSGGNPGFFHLCKYGVIINLYLMLFNLIPIPPLDGSKIVMPLLPRSLQRLYAQLEPVGFILILLLLYSGLWGVLLRPIFRFFMELLLG
- a CDS encoding phosphoglucomutase/phosphomannomutase family protein; the encoded protein is MTEIKFGTSGWRGIIAEDFTFANARLVCQGIADYLAGEQLTSRGVVIGYDTRFLSENFAAAAAEVLAGNGITSFLGVRDIPTPVVTFAILQGQRDGGITITASHNPGPYNGLKFSPHWGGPAPTTVTNAIEEKIRALTPDQIRRLPLDKARSSYLVNDIDPCEDYLQDLATKIDVGLLNRSGMKVVVDPLYGTAVGYLDRFLQEAGLQVEVLHNWRDPYFGGGRPEPAGEFLVELGEKVRAYNAHLGLAVDADADRFGIVDSRGQHYEANLILSLLLDYLAETRGWKQGVTRSVATTHLIDRVAAYHGMKVYETKVGFKYLGEYIIKDLVTMVGEESDGFSMRGHLPEKDGILACILVAEMVARTKKDLPQLREELFAKVGPVYSQRINLSLSPDAKEKLLARLPQPPGSLAGQKVVQHITLDGHKYILADGSWLCLRPSGTEPVIRLYLEAHTPEGLEKLRQAGEDFVKGN
- the ahcY gene encoding adenosylhomocysteinase, translating into MQKISVKAADLMPFKVGYDVKDISLADRGKLRVEWARQDMPVLSGIADRFRREKPLQGLRLAACLHVTTETAVLMATLKAGGAQVVVCASNPLSTQDDVAAYLARDEEIPTFAIKGEDNETYYQHIQAALDIKPNITMDDGADLVFTLHSTRQELLPEVFGGTEETTTGVIRLKAMAAQGVLRYPVIAVNDSQTKYMFDNRYGTGQSTVDGILRATNRLLAGSVVVVAGYGWCGRGFAMRARGAGARVIITEVNPLKGLEAIMDGFQVLPMTEAAPQGDIFCTLTGDINVIRQEHFLAMKDGAIACNSGHFNVELDIPGLEAVTVGRRHIREFVEEFTLTNGKRVNILGDGRLINLAAAEGHPSVVMDMSFANQSLAAEYISKNHDKFEKKVYMLPTELDMEIARLKLQSMLVDIDTLTEEQVKYLSSFEMGT